In Sphingomonas sp. LT1P40, the following are encoded in one genomic region:
- a CDS encoding DUF885 domain-containing protein, with product MRNFLRWVATAALIASAPAAASPSDDFKAVLAEHWALFAKNSPVYASMVGVRDYDTEIGEFSLEAADRRAQENSALLKKLDAIPDGGLSVADRTSKAILRRMIAEDIEENRFGQRMVTFSSYSSPWQNVAGLGDQLPFRSKVDYANYLTRLEKFPAANNVLLAITARGVKEGYVQPCVAVSGIEKSIRGVVVTDVTKSRIYAPFAGAKPADATDTEWAALTDRADRLITTSLNPAFTKAADYMVRDYLPKCTQKVGVSNQPRGAEYYALQIRRQTTTTLTADQIHKIGLSEVARIRTEMDAVSKKTGFPTREAFVKDLRTNPKYYAKTPEELMEVASRLAKTIDGKMPGLFTRLPRLPYGVKEIPAEIAEGTTTAYYNPGSPDNGIAGFYFVNTSKLDQRPLYEMPALTSHEAAPGHHHQLALQQEQDLPLFRRHLAGFTAFVEGWGLYSERLGIEMGLYDTPEKEMGRLSYEMWRATRLVVDTGIHSKGWTKAQAVQFMLDNTALSAANIDAEVNRYISWPGQALGYKLGELKIRELRAKAEKSLGPKFDLRHFHDAVLGQGAVPLDVLEAQIDTWITAEKAKG from the coding sequence ATGGTCGGTGTTCGCGATTACGACACCGAAATCGGCGAGTTCAGCCTCGAAGCAGCCGATCGTCGCGCGCAGGAAAACAGCGCCCTGCTAAAGAAACTCGACGCGATTCCCGATGGCGGTCTCAGCGTTGCAGACCGCACCAGCAAGGCAATCCTGCGCCGCATGATCGCCGAGGATATCGAAGAGAATCGCTTCGGCCAGCGCATGGTCACGTTCTCCAGCTATTCCTCCCCGTGGCAGAATGTCGCCGGACTGGGCGATCAGCTGCCGTTTCGCAGCAAGGTCGACTACGCTAATTATCTGACGCGTCTCGAAAAATTCCCCGCCGCGAACAACGTGCTGCTCGCGATCACGGCGCGCGGCGTGAAAGAGGGCTATGTCCAACCCTGCGTCGCGGTCAGCGGCATCGAGAAATCCATTCGCGGCGTCGTCGTCACCGACGTCACCAAATCGCGCATCTACGCGCCCTTCGCCGGGGCCAAGCCGGCCGACGCGACCGACACCGAATGGGCGGCGCTGACGGATCGCGCGGACAGGCTTATCACCACCAGCCTCAACCCCGCTTTCACCAAGGCGGCGGACTATATGGTCCGCGACTATCTGCCCAAATGCACGCAGAAGGTCGGCGTCTCGAACCAGCCGCGCGGTGCCGAATATTATGCGCTGCAGATCCGTCGCCAGACCACCACGACGCTGACCGCCGACCAGATCCACAAGATCGGCCTGAGCGAAGTCGCCCGCATCCGCACCGAAATGGATGCCGTCAGCAAAAAGACTGGCTTCCCGACGCGCGAGGCTTTCGTGAAGGACCTGCGCACCAACCCGAAATATTACGCGAAGACGCCCGAGGAACTGATGGAAGTCGCCTCGCGCCTCGCCAAGACGATCGACGGCAAGATGCCCGGCCTGTTCACGCGCCTGCCGCGCCTGCCCTATGGCGTGAAGGAAATCCCAGCCGAGATCGCCGAAGGCACGACCACCGCCTATTATAATCCGGGCAGCCCTGACAACGGCATCGCCGGCTTCTATTTCGTCAACACGTCGAAGCTCGACCAGCGCCCGCTGTACGAAATGCCCGCGCTGACCTCGCACGAAGCAGCTCCCGGCCACCATCACCAGCTCGCCCTTCAACAGGAACAGGACCTCCCCTTGTTCCGCCGCCACCTCGCCGGCTTCACCGCTTTTGTCGAAGGCTGGGGGCTCTACTCGGAGCGGCTCGGCATCGAGATGGGGCTGTACGACACGCCCGAAAAGGAAATGGGCCGGCTCAGCTACGAAATGTGGCGCGCTACCCGGCTGGTGGTCGATACGGGCATCCATTCAAAGGGGTGGACGAAGGCGCAGGCAGTCCAGTTCATGCTCGACAACACCGCGCTCTCCGCCGCGAACATCGACGCAGAGGTGAACCGCTATATCAGCTGGCCGGGTCAGGCGCTGGGCTACAAGCTGGGCGAGCTGAAAATCCGCGAACTGCGTGCCAAAGCGGAAAAGTCGCTTGGCCCCAAATTCGACCTCCGCCATTTCCACGATGCAGTGCTCGGCCAAGGCGCCGTCCCGCTCGACGTCCTCGAAGCGCAGATCGACACCTGGATCACGGCGGAGAAGGCGAAGGGGTGA
- the crcB gene encoding fluoride efflux transporter CrcB: MFHLLLVMLGGAIGAGARHLTGRAALALWGPAFPWGTLIVNVVGGLLMGVLVGALAARASGDEALRALLGVGVLGGFTTFSAFSLDTLLMLQRNEVWTALFYILASVILSIAALFAGLQMTRAMA, encoded by the coding sequence ATGTTTCATCTCCTCCTCGTCATGCTCGGCGGCGCGATCGGCGCCGGGGCGCGGCACCTGACCGGGCGCGCGGCGCTTGCGCTGTGGGGTCCGGCCTTCCCATGGGGCACGCTGATCGTGAATGTCGTCGGCGGCCTGCTGATGGGCGTTCTCGTCGGCGCACTCGCCGCCCGTGCCAGCGGGGACGAAGCGCTGCGCGCCCTGCTCGGCGTCGGCGTGCTCGGCGGCTTCACCACATTTTCCGCCTTTTCGCTCGACACGCTGCTGATGCTTCAGCGCAACGAAGTCTGGACTGCCTTGTTCTACATCCTCGCCTCGGTGATCCTTTCGATCGCCGCGCTGTTCGCCGGACTCCAGATGACGAGAGCAATGGCATGA
- a CDS encoding RluA family pseudouridine synthase — MSDDTPQTAPDAAPAAGAAQNVRQFTVGLDDDGIRLDRWFKRHLPDASFNIVSRWARTGQLRVDGARAKPGDHIQAGQVIRVPPAEPVKEATAKPKKPRPQLTPEQAEFAESMVIHRDAQAIVINKPPGLATQGGTKTHEHVDQLLDGLYFDLDTRPKLVHRLDKDTSGALVLARTARAAAYFAKSFSGRTARKTYWAIVVGVPDIEDGFIDLPLGKQPGTGGEKMQVDEENGQPARTRYRVIDQAGNRAAWVELQPHTGRTHQLRVHMAAIGNPIVGDGKYGLAEAFLTGSISRKMHLHARRIRIDHPDGGKLDVTADLPTHFAETLKQLGFDLAMGDAMPSDEKVPPTKEQEKAWAKAHAKNFRKERRGERKGRRDTTAKKAKPGKPEKAAKPARPPKPVKPAKK; from the coding sequence ATGAGCGACGACACGCCCCAGACCGCACCCGACGCCGCGCCCGCCGCTGGTGCCGCGCAGAATGTCCGCCAGTTCACCGTCGGTCTCGACGATGACGGCATCCGCCTCGATCGCTGGTTCAAACGCCATCTACCCGACGCCAGCTTCAATATCGTCTCACGCTGGGCGCGCACTGGGCAGCTGCGCGTCGATGGAGCGCGCGCCAAGCCCGGCGATCATATCCAGGCCGGACAGGTGATCCGCGTCCCGCCTGCCGAACCGGTCAAGGAAGCGACCGCCAAGCCCAAAAAACCACGCCCGCAACTCACCCCCGAACAGGCCGAGTTCGCGGAGAGCATGGTGATCCACCGCGATGCCCAGGCGATCGTCATCAACAAGCCCCCCGGCCTCGCGACTCAGGGCGGCACCAAGACGCACGAGCATGTCGATCAACTGCTCGACGGCCTGTATTTCGATCTCGATACCCGACCAAAACTGGTTCACCGGCTAGACAAGGATACGTCGGGCGCGCTCGTCCTCGCCCGCACCGCCCGCGCCGCCGCCTATTTCGCCAAGAGCTTTTCGGGCCGCACTGCCCGCAAAACCTATTGGGCGATCGTCGTCGGCGTGCCCGATATCGAGGATGGCTTCATCGACCTGCCACTGGGCAAACAGCCCGGCACAGGTGGCGAGAAGATGCAGGTGGACGAGGAGAACGGTCAGCCCGCCCGCACTCGCTATCGCGTGATCGACCAGGCCGGCAACCGTGCCGCCTGGGTCGAACTGCAGCCGCACACCGGCCGGACGCATCAGTTGCGCGTCCACATGGCCGCAATCGGCAACCCGATCGTCGGCGACGGCAAATACGGCCTGGCCGAAGCCTTTCTGACCGGCAGCATCAGCCGCAAAATGCACCTCCACGCCCGCCGCATCCGCATCGACCATCCTGATGGCGGCAAGCTCGACGTGACCGCCGACCTGCCCACCCATTTCGCAGAGACGCTGAAGCAACTCGGCTTCGACCTCGCAATGGGCGACGCGATGCCCTCGGACGAGAAGGTACCGCCGACCAAGGAACAGGAAAAAGCCTGGGCCAAAGCGCACGCCAAGAATTTCCGCAAAGAACGCCGCGGCGAACGCAAGGGCCGCCGCGACACGACCGCGAAAAAGGCCAAACCCGGCAAGCCCGAGAAAGCGGCAAAGCCTGCCCGGCCGCCAAAACCCGTAAAACCAGCGAAGAAGTGA
- a CDS encoding HAD-IA family hydrolase — protein sequence MTRLAVFDCDGTLVDSQANICRAMEACFTAHRLDPPGRDAIRRIVGLSLVPAIAELLPDADTHQHEAMAEAYKQAFWAMRADKSLDPEPLFDGIADAIATLADSGWLLGVATGKSDRGLAHILNHHGLTDRFVSLQTADRHPSKPNPAMLHAAIAEAGATPETTAMIGDTSFDILMAVNAGAHPVGVAWGYHDAHELHAAGARTVSTHARDLPALLEAL from the coding sequence GTGACTCGCCTTGCCGTTTTCGACTGCGACGGTACGCTCGTCGATTCGCAGGCCAATATCTGCCGCGCGATGGAGGCGTGTTTCACCGCGCACCGGCTCGACCCACCGGGCCGCGACGCAATCCGACGTATTGTCGGCCTCAGCCTGGTACCCGCCATTGCCGAGCTGCTGCCCGATGCCGACACGCATCAGCACGAAGCGATGGCCGAGGCATACAAGCAGGCCTTCTGGGCCATGCGCGCCGACAAGTCCCTCGACCCCGAACCGTTGTTCGACGGCATCGCCGACGCCATCGCCACGCTCGCCGACAGCGGCTGGCTGCTCGGCGTCGCCACCGGCAAGTCCGATCGCGGCCTTGCCCACATCCTCAATCACCACGGCCTGACCGACCGTTTCGTCTCGCTCCAGACCGCCGACCGCCATCCCTCCAAACCAAACCCGGCAATGCTCCACGCGGCCATCGCCGAAGCAGGTGCGACACCCGAAACCACCGCGATGATCGGCGACACCAGCTTCGACATCCTCATGGCGGTGAACGCCGGCGCGCATCCGGTCGGGGTTGCGTGGGGCTATCACGACGCGCATGAATTGCACGCAGCCGGCGCGCGTACCGTCAGCACCCACGCCCGCGACCTGCCCGCGCTGCTGGAGGCGTTATGA
- a CDS encoding ATP12 family chaperone protein, whose product MKRFWKDVATVPATGGHDIHLDGKPVRTPGRAPLTLPSPTLAEAVADEWRTVAETIDPRAMPLTGLANAAIDRIAPDPQTFAAGLAQYAGTDLLCYRADHPLELRLRQDAAWDPLLTWASTRYGAPLNIATGIVHVAQPPESLAALGNAIAARTPLELAALSPVVTITGSLIAALALLERAATADDIWSAVNLDEDWQVEHWGEDDLARQARAARRADFDAAVRLLELL is encoded by the coding sequence ATGAAGCGTTTCTGGAAGGACGTCGCTACCGTCCCCGCAACCGGCGGCCACGATATCCACCTCGACGGCAAACCGGTTCGCACGCCGGGCCGCGCCCCGCTGACCCTGCCGTCCCCCACGCTTGCTGAAGCCGTCGCCGACGAATGGCGCACCGTCGCTGAGACGATCGACCCGCGCGCAATGCCGCTCACCGGCCTCGCCAATGCCGCAATTGACCGGATTGCGCCCGACCCGCAAACGTTCGCCGCCGGTCTCGCGCAATATGCGGGCACCGACCTGCTCTGCTACCGCGCCGACCATCCGCTCGAACTCAGGTTGCGGCAGGACGCCGCATGGGATCCGCTGCTGACCTGGGCAAGCACACGCTATGGCGCACCGCTCAACATCGCCACCGGCATCGTCCACGTCGCCCAGCCGCCCGAGTCTCTCGCCGCGCTTGGCAACGCCATCGCCGCCCGCACGCCACTTGAACTCGCCGCGCTGTCGCCGGTCGTCACGATCACCGGCTCGCTGATCGCCGCGCTCGCCCTGCTGGAACGCGCAGCCACTGCCGACGACATCTGGTCCGCCGTCAATCTCGACGAGGATTGGCAGGTCGAACATTGGGGCGAGGACGACCTCGCGCGTCAGGCCCGCGCCGCCCGCCGCGCCGATTTCGACGCAGCGGTGCGCTTGCTAGAGTTGCTCTGA
- the gmk gene encoding guanylate kinase, which produces MAVRESEYEFDRRGVLFVLSSPSGAGKSTIARKLLEVEPDMGVSVSATTRPIREGEVDGREYHFVSTEEFKARAANHDFLEWAHVFNYRYGTPRAPVKAMLAAGQDVLFDVDWQGAQQLFQLEGGDVVRIFILPPSLRELERRLRDRNTDSEEVIQFRMKRAERELSHWDGYDYVVVNDDVDGCFSKVHNILNAEREKRSRKPGLIGFIRERQEEAIEMGLATR; this is translated from the coding sequence ATGGCGGTACGCGAATCCGAATATGAGTTTGACCGGCGCGGCGTGCTGTTCGTGCTGTCCTCCCCGTCGGGTGCGGGCAAGTCCACGATCGCGCGCAAATTGCTTGAGGTCGAGCCTGATATGGGCGTTTCGGTCTCGGCCACAACGCGACCGATTCGGGAAGGCGAAGTGGACGGGCGCGAATATCATTTCGTGTCGACCGAGGAGTTCAAGGCGCGCGCCGCGAACCACGATTTCCTCGAATGGGCGCACGTCTTCAACTATCGTTACGGCACCCCGCGCGCGCCGGTAAAGGCGATGCTGGCGGCGGGTCAGGACGTGCTGTTCGACGTCGATTGGCAGGGCGCGCAGCAGCTGTTCCAGTTGGAAGGCGGGGATGTGGTGCGGATTTTTATCCTGCCGCCGTCGCTGCGCGAGCTGGAGCGGCGGTTGCGCGACCGCAATACCGACAGTGAAGAAGTGATCCAGTTCCGTATGAAACGCGCGGAACGCGAGCTGAGCCACTGGGACGGCTATGACTATGTCGTGGTGAACGACGATGTCGACGGGTGTTTCAGCAAGGTTCACAACATCCTGAATGCGGAGCGCGAGAAGCGGTCGCGCAAACCCGGCCTGATTGGGTTCATCCGCGAGCGGCAAGAAGAGGCGATCGAAATGGGCCTCGCTACTCGCTGA
- the fumC gene encoding class II fumarate hydratase has product MTDTRTESDSIGAIEVPADAYWGAQTQRSIENFPFGATERMPIGIMHAMALVKQAAARVNRRHGLDAGLADAIEAAAAEVGAGKLDDQFPLVIWQTGSGTQTNMNVNEVIAGRANEMLAGVRGGKSPVHPNDHVNMSQSSNDSFPTAIHIAASLAVTRDLFPAAARLQRALEVKAEAWAGIVKIGRTHLQDATPLTLGQEASGWANQLYRARSRIEPGITHGTNRLAQGGTAVGTGLNAPDGFAGEFCAALGEITSHPFMPAENAFEALASNDPLVHLSGTLNTLAVALTKIANDIRLLGSGPRSGLGELELPANEPGSSIMPGKVNPTQCEMLTMVAGQVIGNHMAVTVGGMQGHLELNVFKPMIGAAVLRSIHLLSVGMESFAERCVEGLVANEGRIAELVKRSLMLVTALAPEIGYDNAAKIAKVAHEQGLTLREAGLKLGLVDEATFDRLVRPETMV; this is encoded by the coding sequence TTGACTGACACCCGCACAGAGAGTGATTCGATCGGTGCGATCGAAGTGCCTGCCGACGCCTATTGGGGTGCGCAGACCCAGCGCAGCATCGAGAATTTCCCGTTCGGCGCGACCGAGCGGATGCCGATCGGGATCATGCATGCGATGGCGCTGGTGAAGCAGGCGGCGGCACGGGTGAACCGGCGGCATGGGCTGGACGCTGGATTGGCAGATGCGATTGAGGCGGCGGCGGCGGAGGTCGGGGCGGGGAAGCTGGACGACCAGTTTCCGCTGGTGATCTGGCAGACCGGTAGCGGCACCCAGACCAACATGAACGTGAACGAGGTGATCGCTGGGCGCGCCAACGAGATGCTGGCGGGCGTGCGGGGCGGGAAGTCGCCGGTGCATCCCAACGATCATGTCAATATGAGCCAGTCATCGAACGACAGCTTTCCGACGGCGATTCACATCGCGGCGTCGCTGGCGGTGACCCGAGACCTTTTCCCAGCGGCGGCGCGGTTGCAGCGGGCGCTGGAGGTGAAGGCCGAGGCGTGGGCGGGGATCGTGAAGATCGGGCGGACGCATTTGCAGGATGCAACGCCGCTAACATTGGGGCAGGAAGCATCGGGCTGGGCCAATCAACTGTATCGCGCCAGGAGCCGGATCGAGCCAGGGATCACGCATGGCACCAACCGGCTGGCGCAGGGCGGCACGGCGGTGGGCACCGGGCTGAATGCGCCGGATGGCTTTGCGGGCGAATTCTGCGCGGCGCTGGGGGAGATTACCAGCCATCCGTTCATGCCCGCCGAAAATGCGTTCGAGGCGCTGGCGTCGAACGATCCGCTGGTTCATTTGTCCGGCACGCTCAACACGCTGGCCGTGGCGCTGACCAAGATCGCCAATGATATCCGCTTGCTGGGCAGCGGCCCGCGGTCGGGGCTGGGCGAGCTGGAATTGCCCGCAAACGAGCCGGGCAGCTCGATCATGCCGGGCAAGGTCAATCCGACGCAGTGCGAGATGCTGACAATGGTGGCGGGGCAAGTGATCGGCAATCACATGGCCGTGACGGTCGGCGGCATGCAGGGGCATCTGGAGCTGAACGTGTTCAAGCCGATGATCGGCGCGGCGGTGCTGCGATCGATCCATTTGCTGAGCGTTGGGATGGAGAGTTTTGCCGAACGCTGCGTCGAGGGGCTGGTGGCGAATGAGGGGCGGATCGCCGAACTGGTCAAGCGGTCGTTGATGCTCGTAACCGCGCTGGCACCCGAGATCGGATACGACAATGCGGCGAAGATCGCCAAGGTGGCGCATGAGCAAGGCCTGACGCTGCGCGAGGCGGGTTTGAAGCTAGGGCTGGTCGATGAGGCGACCTTCGACCGGCTGGTGCGGCCCGAGACGATGGTTTGA
- a CDS encoding MarR family transcriptional regulator, producing MLFSELERLTSKVSEVETELHRLTGKGGARLSAMPEVAGLLLKNRKARNKMFPGLFTEPAWDILLSLAAMNPAKPDVQISAISYDAEVPPTTALRYLAMLETAGLVERSVHPADRRVVLVRLTSMGRQRLQLLLEKWPLAVVLVAAPLTLLLHLFW from the coding sequence GTGCTGTTTTCCGAGCTCGAACGGCTCACGTCCAAGGTGAGTGAAGTCGAGACCGAGTTGCACAGGCTTACCGGCAAGGGCGGCGCGCGCTTGTCCGCGATGCCCGAGGTGGCCGGTTTGCTGCTCAAGAACCGCAAGGCACGTAACAAGATGTTCCCCGGCCTGTTCACTGAGCCAGCCTGGGATATCCTGTTGTCGCTGGCGGCGATGAACCCGGCCAAGCCGGATGTGCAGATTTCGGCGATCAGCTATGACGCTGAAGTCCCGCCAACCACGGCGTTGCGATACCTTGCAATGCTGGAAACCGCAGGGCTGGTGGAGCGGTCCGTACATCCCGCCGACCGGCGCGTTGTGCTCGTCCGGTTGACGTCGATGGGTCGGCAGCGGTTGCAATTGCTGCTGGAAAAATGGCCGTTGGCAGTCGTTCTGGTCGCGGCACCGCTGACGTTGCTGCTGCATTTGTTCTGGTAA
- a CDS encoding SspB family protein, producing MTGNVPDSLIPYDEIVQEALRAVVGRVLGQVSANGALPGAHHFYITFKTRAPGVNIPERLIERFPDEMTIVMQHRYWDLTVDDERFSVGLSFNQIPSMLEIPYSAVTGFSDPAVNFELRFQAAEDPDGPDPHEEAENDGPTAVPVEDGSNVVAVDFKRKK from the coding sequence ATGACCGGTAACGTGCCAGATAGCCTGATTCCCTATGACGAAATCGTGCAGGAGGCGCTGCGCGCGGTCGTCGGCCGGGTGTTGGGGCAGGTTTCCGCCAATGGCGCGCTGCCGGGGGCGCATCATTTCTATATCACGTTCAAGACGCGTGCGCCGGGGGTGAATATCCCCGAACGGCTGATCGAGCGCTTTCCGGACGAGATGACGATCGTGATGCAGCATCGTTACTGGGACCTGACCGTCGATGACGAGCGGTTTTCGGTGGGGCTGAGCTTCAACCAGATCCCGTCGATGCTGGAGATACCCTATTCGGCGGTGACCGGGTTCAGCGATCCGGCGGTCAATTTCGAGCTGCGCTTCCAGGCGGCGGAAGACCCGGACGGTCCCGATCCGCATGAAGAGGCCGAGAATGACGGGCCGACCGCAGTGCCGGTTGAGGACGGCTCGAACGTTGTGGCGGTGGATTTCAAGCGGAAGAAATAG
- the hisB gene encoding imidazoleglycerol-phosphate dehydratase HisB, whose translation MRTATISRKTSETSVDVTVNLDGTGAYAISTGIGFFDHMLEQLSRHSLIDLDVKTVGDLHIDQHHTVEDTGLAIGEAVAQALGEKRGIRRYADALSPMDETLTRVAIDISGRPFLVWKTEFTQKRLGEMDTEMFEHWFHSFAQTAGMTLHVETLYGQNNHHIAEAAFKGLARALRQAVEIDPRKADTIPSTKGTL comes from the coding sequence ATGCGTACCGCGACGATCAGCCGCAAGACCAGCGAGACCTCGGTCGACGTGACGGTCAACCTCGACGGCACCGGCGCCTATGCCATCTCCACCGGCATCGGCTTTTTCGACCACATGCTGGAACAGCTCAGCCGCCATTCGCTGATCGACCTCGACGTGAAAACCGTCGGCGACCTGCATATCGATCAGCACCACACGGTCGAGGATACCGGCCTCGCCATCGGCGAAGCGGTGGCGCAGGCACTGGGCGAAAAGCGCGGCATCCGCCGCTACGCCGATGCGCTCAGCCCGATGGACGAGACGCTGACCCGCGTCGCGATCGACATTTCCGGCCGCCCGTTCCTCGTGTGGAAAACCGAGTTCACCCAGAAACGACTGGGTGAAATGGACACCGAGATGTTCGAGCACTGGTTCCACTCGTTCGCGCAAACCGCGGGCATGACGCTGCACGTCGAAACGCTTTACGGCCAGAACAACCACCATATCGCCGAAGCCGCATTCAAGGGCCTCGCCCGCGCGCTGCGTCAGGCGGTCGAGATCGACCCGCGCAAGGCAGATACGATTCCCAGCACCAAAGGCACGCTGTAA
- a CDS encoding YciI family protein, which yields MAARLDAAPVCVILLEYLASEEDVDAQLKPHVEWLTKGFDEGLFLIAGRQVPRTSGVILCRGKRAEVEALAATDPFVTSGVAKANVVEMAVSFAADDWAPLLG from the coding sequence ATGGCCGCACGGCTCGACGCTGCCCCGGTCTGCGTGATCCTGCTTGAGTATCTGGCATCCGAAGAGGACGTCGATGCCCAGCTGAAACCGCATGTCGAATGGCTGACCAAAGGCTTCGACGAAGGTTTGTTCCTGATCGCCGGAAGGCAGGTGCCGCGCACCAGTGGCGTCATCCTGTGCCGTGGCAAGCGTGCCGAGGTCGAGGCGCTGGCCGCGACCGACCCCTTCGTCACTTCCGGCGTCGCCAAGGCGAACGTCGTTGAAATGGCAGTCAGCTTCGCGGCCGACGACTGGGCACCGCTGCTGGGATGA
- the hisH gene encoding imidazole glycerol phosphate synthase subunit HisH, whose amino-acid sequence MKIALIDYGAGNLHSVHNALKAAGAMAIEVTANPAVIAWADRIVLPGVGAFGACAAGLRGIPGMIEAMERRVLRDAVPFLGVCVGMQLLAKTGEELGTHPGLGWLDGTVRQLPATDVRVPHMGWNDVVPITPHPLIEPGEAYFLHSFAYSGEAVLATTDHGGPVTAAIGRDNIAGVQFHPEKSQRYGIALLERFLRWNP is encoded by the coding sequence ATGAAGATCGCGCTGATCGATTACGGCGCGGGCAACCTCCATTCGGTCCACAATGCGCTGAAAGCCGCCGGGGCAATGGCGATCGAGGTCACGGCCAATCCCGCCGTGATCGCTTGGGCGGACCGCATCGTCCTCCCCGGCGTCGGTGCCTTCGGGGCCTGTGCAGCGGGCCTGCGCGGCATCCCCGGCATGATCGAGGCGATGGAACGGCGAGTCCTGCGCGACGCCGTCCCCTTTCTTGGCGTCTGTGTGGGCATGCAGTTGCTGGCGAAAACCGGTGAAGAACTCGGCACGCATCCCGGCCTTGGCTGGCTCGACGGCACTGTGCGCCAGCTTCCGGCAACTGACGTCCGCGTGCCGCATATGGGCTGGAACGACGTGGTCCCTATTACCCCGCACCCGCTTATCGAGCCGGGCGAGGCCTATTTCCTCCACAGCTTCGCCTATTCGGGCGAAGCCGTTCTCGCCACCACCGACCATGGCGGCCCCGTCACCGCCGCCATCGGCCGCGACAATATTGCCGGGGTGCAGTTCCACCCCGAAAAAAGCCAGCGCTACGGCATCGCTCTCCTCGAACGCTTTCTAAGGTGGAACCCGTGA
- the hisA gene encoding 1-(5-phosphoribosyl)-5-[(5-phosphoribosylamino)methylideneamino]imidazole-4-carboxamide isomerase — protein MIVFPAIDLKSGQVVRLAEGDMARATIYGEDPAAQAAAFAEAGATHLHVVDLDAAFAGESINGVAVASIVDRFPGKVQLGGGIRNRASVERWLDLGVTRVVIGTAALEDPNFVREAAAAYPGQIVVAVDARDGFVATKGWADVSTVSVAELGKRFEDAGVAALLFTDVGRDGLLKGCNVEATVALAREVAIPVIASGGVADINDIHALVGQPGIEGVITGRALYDGRLDLAEALKAAA, from the coding sequence GTGATCGTCTTCCCCGCCATCGACCTCAAATCGGGCCAAGTCGTCCGCCTGGCCGAAGGCGATATGGCCCGCGCCACGATCTATGGCGAAGACCCCGCCGCGCAGGCCGCCGCGTTCGCCGAAGCAGGCGCAACCCACCTCCACGTCGTCGATCTCGACGCGGCCTTTGCGGGCGAATCGATCAACGGCGTCGCCGTCGCTTCGATTGTCGATCGCTTTCCGGGCAAGGTTCAGCTTGGCGGCGGCATCCGCAACCGCGCGTCGGTCGAGCGCTGGCTTGATTTGGGCGTGACCCGCGTGGTCATCGGCACCGCCGCGTTGGAAGACCCCAATTTCGTTAGAGAAGCCGCCGCCGCCTATCCGGGGCAGATTGTCGTCGCGGTGGACGCGCGCGACGGCTTCGTAGCCACCAAGGGCTGGGCCGACGTCTCCACCGTCTCGGTCGCCGAACTCGGCAAGCGCTTCGAGGACGCCGGTGTCGCCGCACTCCTGTTCACCGATGTCGGCCGCGACGGGTTGCTCAAGGGCTGCAACGTCGAAGCCACGGTCGCGCTCGCCCGCGAAGTCGCCATCCCCGTCATCGCCAGCGGCGGCGTCGCCGACATCAACGACATCCACGCGCTGGTCGGCCAGCCGGGGATCGAAGGCGTCATCACCGGTCGCGCGCTGTACGATGGTCGGCTAGACCTGGCCGAAGCGTTGAAGGCGGCGGCGTGA